In one window of Neofelis nebulosa isolate mNeoNeb1 chromosome 15, mNeoNeb1.pri, whole genome shotgun sequence DNA:
- the ATP2B4 gene encoding plasma membrane calcium-transporting ATPase 4 isoform X7, protein MTNPTERTLPANSMVESHEREFGCTVMDLRKLMELRSTDAINQINVHYGGVTNLCSRLKTNPVEGLSGNPADLEKRKHVFGQNFIPPKKPKTFLELVWEALQDVTLIILEIAAIISLVLSFYRPPGEENEQCGLPVSSPEDEGEAEAGWIEGAAILFSVIIVVLVTAFNDWSKEKQFRGLQNRIEKEQKFSVIRNGHIIQLPVAEIVVGDIAQIKYGDLLPADGILIQGNDLKIDESSLTGESDHVKKSVERDPMLLSGTHVMEGSGRMVVTAVGINSQTGIIFTLLGASEGEEEEKKKKGKKQGVPENRNKAKTQDGVALEIQPLNSQEGTDNEEKEKKAAKLPKKEKSVLQGKLTRLAVQIGKAGLIMSAFTVLILILYFVIDNFVIHRRAWLPECTPIYIQYFVKFFIIGITVLVVAVPEGLPLAVTISLAYSVKKMMKDNNLVRHLDACETMGNATAICSDKTGTLTMNRMTVVQAYIGDTHYHQIPSPDVLLPKVLDLIVNGISINSAYTSKILPPEKEGGLPRQVGSKTECALLGFVTDLKQDYHAVRNEVPEEKLYKVYTFNSVRKSMSTVIEKPSGGYRMYSKGASEIILRKCNRILDKKGEVVPFKNKDRDEIVRTVIEPMACEGLRTICIAYRDFNDGEPPWDNESEILTELTCVAVVGIEDPVRPEVPDAIAKCKQAGITVRMVTGDNINTARAIATKCGIVTPGDDFLCLEGKEFNRLIRNEKGEVEQEKLDKIWPKLRVLARSSPTDKHTLVKGIIDSTIGEQRQVVAVTGDGTNDGPALKKADVGFAMGIAGTDVAKEASDIILTDDNFTSIVKAVMWGRNVYDSISKFLQFQLTVNVVAVIVAFTGACITQDSPLKAVQMLWVNLIMDTFASLALATEPPTESLLKRRPYGRNKPLISRTMMKNILGHAVYQLTVIFFLVFAGEKFFDIDSGRKAPLHSPPSQHYTIIFNTFVLMQLFNEINSRKIHGERNVFAGIFRNLIFCCVVLGTFISQILIVEFGGKPFSCTKLTLSQWFWCLFIGIGELLWGQIISSIPTQSLKFLKEAGHGTTKEEITKDAEGLDEIDHAEMELRRGQILWFRGLNRIQTQIDVINTFQTGASFKGVLKRQTMGQHLDVKHVPSSSYIKVVKAFHSSLHESIQKPKNQNSIHNFMTHPEFAIDEEVPRTPLLDEHEEEDLEQAPKAGTRVLLLDGEVTPYANKNNNAVDCSQVHIVASHADSPLHSLETSV, encoded by the exons GTCTGTCTGGGAACCCTGCGGACCTGGAGAAACGTAAGCACGTGTTCGGACAGAACTTTATCCCCCCCAAAAAGCCCAAGACCTTCTTAGAACTAGTGTGGGAAGCCCTTCAAGATGTCACACTCATCATCCTGGAGATTGCAGCCATCATCTCCCTCGTCCTGTCCTTCTATCGGCCCCCCGGTGAAGAAAATGAAC AGTGTGGTCTACCCGTAAGTAGCCCGGAAGACGAAGGAGAGGCAGAAGCCGGCTGGATTGAGGGGGCAGCCATCCTGTTCTCCGTGATCATCGTGGTGCTGGTGACTGCCTTCAATGATTGGAGCAAAGAGAAGCAATTCCGGGGGCTGCAGAACCGCATCGAAAAGGAACAGAAATTCTCCGTGATCCGAAATGGCCACATCATCCAGCTCCCAGTGGCTGAGATCGTGGTGGGTGACATCGCCCAAATCAAATACG GTGACCTACTGCCCGCAGATGGGATCCTGATCCAGGGGAACGATCTCAAGATTGACGAGAGCTCTCTGACTGGGGAATCAGACCATGTCAAGAAGTCTGTGGAAAGGGACCCAATGCTGCTCTCAG GGACCCATGTCATGGAAGGTTCTGGCCGGATGGTAGTGACGGCTGTGGGTATCAACTCTCAGACTGGAATCATCTTTACCCTTTTGGGAGCCAgcgagggagaagaggaagagaagaagaaaaaag GTAAAAAACAAGGAGTCCCTGAAAATCGCAACAAAG CAAAAACTCAGGATGGGGTGGCCCTGGAAATCCAGCCACTCAACAGCCAGGAGGGGACCGACAacgaggagaaggagaagaaggcgGCCAAGCTGCCCAAAAAGGAGAAGTCGGTGCTGCAGGGCAAGCTGACGCGCTTGGCTGTTCAGATCGGGAAAGCTG GCCTCATCATGTCTGCCTTCACGGTTCTCATCCTGATCCTGTACTTTGTGATTGACAACTTCGTGATCCACCGCAGAGCGTGGCTGCCCGAGTGCACTCCCATCTACATCCAGTACTTTGTCAAGTTCTTCATCATCGGCATCACTGTGCTGGTGGTGGCTGTGCCAGAGGGGCTGCCGCTGGCTGTCACCATTTCCCTGGCCTACTCCGTGAAG AAAATGATGAAAGACAATAACCTGGTGCGGCACCTGGATGCTTGTGAGACAATGGGCAACGCCACAGCCATTTGCTCTGATAAGACCGGCACGTTGACCATGAACCGCATGACCGTGGTACAGGCTTATATTGGAGACACCCATTACCATCAGATCCCGAGCCCTGATGTCCTCCTGCCCAAGGTCCTGGACCTTATTGTCAATGGCATTTCTATCAACAGTGCCTATACCTCCAAGATTCTG CctccagagaaggagggaggtcTGCCGCGGCAGGTGGGCAGCAAGACCGAATGTGCTCTGCTGGGCTTTGTCACAGACCTGAAGCAGGATTACCATGCGGTGCGCAATGAGGTGCCCGAGGAGAAGCTCTACAAGGTGTATACCTTCAACTCGGTGCGCAAATCCATGAGCACGGTCATCGAGAAGCCCAGCGGGGGCTACCGCATGTACAGCAAGGGCGCCTCGGAGATCATCTTGCGCAA GTGCAACCGAATCCTGGACAAGAAAGGGGAAGTGGTGCCATTCAAGAACAAGGACCGAGATGAGATAGTGCGCACTGTCATCGAGCCCATGGCCTGCGAGGGCCTCCGAACTATCTGCATAGCTTACCGGGATTTCAATGACGGAGAGCCCCCGTGGGACAACGAGAGTGAGATCCTCACCGAACTGACCTGCGTCgcggtggtgggcattgaggaccCCGTGCGCCCAGAG GTCCCAGACGCTATCGCCAAATGCAAACAAGCTGGCATCACTGTCAGAATGGTGACCGGTGACAACATCAACACAGCCCGGGCCATCGCCACCAAATGTGGCATTGTCACACCTGGGGATGACTTCTTGTGCTTAGAAGGCAAAGAGTTCAACCGACTTATCCGCAACGAGAAGGGCGAG GTGGAGCAAGAGAAGCTGGACAAGATCTGGCCTAAGCTTCGAGTCTTGGCGCGATCGTCCCCCACTGACAAGCACACCCTGGTAAAAG GCATCATCGACAGCACTATTGGGGAACAGCGACAGGTGGTGGCTGTCACTGGCGATGGCACGAATGATGGGCCGGCCCTGAAGAAAGCAGATGTTGGCTTTGCCATG GGTATTGCAGGCACGGATGTGGCAAAGGAGGCCTCAGACATCATCCTAACAGACGACAACTTCACCAGCATTGTGAAGGCAGTGATGTGGGGGCGAAACGTCTATGACAGCATCTCCAAGTTTCTGCAGTTCCAGCTCACTGTCAACGTGGTGGCCGTGATTGTGGCCTTCACCGGAGCCTGTATCACTCAG GATTCCCCACTGAAAGCCGTGCAGATGTTGTGGGTTAACCTAATCATGGACACTTTTGCCTCCTTGGCCCTGGCCACCGAGCCTCCTACGGAGTCTCTGTTGAAGCGTCGCCCCTATGGCCGCAATAAGCCTCTGATCTCACGTACTATGATGAAGAACATCTTGGGCCACGCAGTCTATCAGCTCACTGTCatctttttccttgtctttgcCG GTGAGAAATTCTTTGACATCGATAGCGGGAGGAAGGCGCCTCTACATTCCCCACCCAGCCAACACTACACCATTATTTTCAACACCTTTGTGCTGATGCAGCTCTTCAACGAAATCAACTCCCGCAAGATCCACGGAGAGAGGAACGTCTTTGCAGGCATCTTCCGCAACCTCATCTtctgctgtgtggtcttgggcacgTTCATCAGCCAG ATTCTCATTGTGGAATTCGGGGGTAAACCCTTCAGTTGCACGAAGCTCACCCTGTCTCAGTGGTTTTGGTGTCTCTTCATTGGCATCGGAGAACTGCTGTGGGGCCAG ATAATCTCCTCGATACCTACGCAATCCCTGAAGTTCCTGAAGGAGGCCGGGCATGGCACCACGAAAGAGGAGATCACCAAGGACGCGGAGGGGCTGGATGAGATTGACCACGCGGAGATGGAGCTGCGCCGAGGCCAGATCCTCTGGTTCCGGGGCCTGAACCGCATCCAGACTCAG ATCGACGTAATTAACACATTCCAGACGGGAGCCTCTTTTAAGGGAGTCCTAAAGCGACAGACCATGGGTCAACACCTTGATGTAAAACATGTTCCTAGCTCATCCTAT ATCAAAGTGGTCAAAGCGTTCCATAGTTCCCTCCACGAAAGCATTCAGAAACCCAAGAACCAAAACTCCATCCACAACTTCATGACCCACCCTGAATTCGCCATAGATGAGGAGGTGCCACGAACACCACTCCTGGATGAGCATGAGGAGGAAGATCTCGAACAGGCTCCTAAGGCTGGGACTAGGGTGCTCCTGTTGGATGGTGAGGTCACCCCATATGCCAACAAGAACAACAATGCAGTGGACTGCAGCCAAGTGCACATCGTTGCCTCCCATGCGGACAGCCCTCTACACAGCCTGGAGACATCAGTTTGA